Proteins encoded together in one Lachnospiraceae bacterium JLR.KK008 window:
- the rpoD gene encoding RNA polymerase sigma factor RpoD, translated as MDENTRAKFEEKLKEILNIAKKKKNVLDYQEISDFFADLSLEEEQFDQIIETLEQNHVDVLRITEDTVDEEEIILTEEDEVDVENIDLSVPDGVSIEDPVRMYLKEIGKVSLLNAEEEIELAKRMEMGDAEAKKRLAEANLRLVVSIAKRYVGRGMLFLDLIQEGNMGLIKAVEKFDYRKGYKFSTYATWWIRQAITRAIADQARTIRIPVHMVETINKLIRVSRQLLQELGREPTPEEIAEEMNMPEERVREILKISQEPVSLETPIGEEEDSHLGDFIQDDNVPVPSDAAAFTLLKEQLVEVLGTLTEREQKVLRLRFGLDDGRARTLEEVGKEFNVTRERIRQIEAKALRKLRHPSRSRKLKDYLD; from the coding sequence ATGGATGAAAACACAAGGGCAAAGTTTGAGGAAAAGTTGAAAGAAATCTTAAACATTGCCAAAAAGAAGAAAAATGTTCTGGACTATCAGGAGATCAGCGATTTTTTTGCGGATCTGTCTCTGGAAGAAGAGCAGTTTGATCAGATTATAGAGACGTTGGAACAGAACCATGTGGATGTACTGCGCATAACCGAAGATACCGTAGATGAAGAGGAGATCATTTTGACGGAAGAGGACGAGGTGGATGTGGAAAACATTGACCTCTCGGTTCCTGACGGCGTCAGCATTGAAGATCCGGTGAGAATGTATCTGAAAGAGATTGGGAAGGTTTCCCTGCTGAATGCCGAGGAAGAGATCGAACTTGCGAAAAGAATGGAGATGGGTGACGCCGAGGCGAAAAAGCGGCTTGCCGAAGCCAATCTGCGTCTTGTTGTCAGCATTGCCAAGCGTTATGTAGGCCGTGGGATGCTGTTTCTCGACCTGATCCAGGAGGGAAATATGGGTCTGATCAAGGCTGTGGAAAAGTTTGACTATCGCAAAGGCTATAAGTTTTCCACTTATGCGACATGGTGGATTCGTCAGGCGATTACAAGAGCGATCGCCGATCAGGCGAGAACGATTCGTATTCCGGTGCATATGGTGGAGACGATCAATAAACTGATCCGTGTGAGCAGACAGCTCCTGCAGGAACTCGGGCGAGAACCTACCCCGGAAGAGATTGCGGAAGAGATGAATATGCCGGAAGAACGGGTGAGGGAGATTCTGAAGATCTCTCAGGAACCGGTTTCTCTGGAAACACCGATCGGAGAAGAAGAGGACAGCCATCTGGGAGATTTTATTCAGGATGACAATGTACCGGTCCCTTCTGATGCCGCCGCTTTTACACTGTTGAAAGAGCAGCTTGTGGAAGTGCTCGGAACACTGACAGAGAGAGAACAGAAAGTACTGCGGCTTCGCTTTGGTCTGGATGACGGACGGGCGAGGACACTGGAAGAAGTGGGAAAAGAATTTAATGTAACACGTGAACGTATCCGTCAGATCGAGGCAAAGGCGCTCCGTAAGCTGCGTCATCCGAGCAGAAGCCGAAAGCTGAAGGATTATCTGGACTAG
- a CDS encoding nucleoid-associated protein — translation MQKEDIRIKHVIVHILDSSVGLPVLSDREIEFGSDFAEFLREHIFRVVAGDDSKDCEFYREQSELYRMLTEYEDDNFVEVSRQAAELLYGIMNSNIEIPAADLAVVRFKAGEGEFLGLLKMNFKTSYTHRTLSGEEGNLNEIIRYKATLPAQSQRLEEAAVIDLQSLAVRLIEKKYEVNGEKTNYFSYLFLKCSGRLSPKSKLSIVARAVENIQKKNCEEYEQYEEHMRAKSIIQEELAENGGFVVEELAEKIFEGSTEMREQFQEQMERYDMVKEEVLPQSDATIKKFQTQHLFTDTGIELKIPMDQYKDQGRVEFITEADGSISVLLKQIGHIQARF, via the coding sequence ATGCAAAAAGAGGACATCAGGATAAAACATGTGATCGTACATATACTGGACTCATCGGTGGGGCTGCCGGTGTTATCGGACAGAGAGATTGAGTTCGGTTCGGATTTCGCGGAATTTCTGCGTGAGCATATCTTTCGGGTCGTTGCCGGGGATGACAGCAAAGACTGTGAATTTTACCGGGAGCAGTCGGAACTGTACCGGATGTTGACAGAGTATGAGGATGACAATTTCGTCGAGGTCAGCAGACAGGCCGCAGAGCTTTTGTATGGGATCATGAACAGCAACATTGAGATACCGGCCGCCGATCTGGCAGTCGTGCGGTTTAAGGCCGGAGAGGGAGAATTTCTCGGACTGCTGAAAATGAATTTTAAGACTTCCTACACACACCGCACACTCTCAGGAGAAGAGGGAAATCTGAACGAAATTATTCGCTACAAGGCAACCCTGCCAGCGCAGTCGCAGCGGCTTGAGGAGGCGGCAGTTATTGATCTGCAGTCGCTGGCCGTGCGCCTGATCGAGAAGAAATATGAGGTGAATGGGGAAAAGACCAATTATTTTTCCTATCTGTTTCTCAAATGCAGCGGGCGTCTGTCTCCGAAATCAAAGTTGTCGATCGTAGCCAGAGCGGTGGAGAATATTCAGAAGAAAAACTGTGAAGAATATGAGCAGTATGAGGAACATATGCGGGCCAAGAGTATTATTCAGGAAGAACTGGCGGAAAACGGCGGGTTTGTGGTGGAAGAGCTGGCGGAGAAAATATTTGAGGGCAGCACTGAGATGCGGGAGCAGTTTCAGGAACAGATGGAGCGATACGATATGGTCAAAGAGGAAGTGCTGCCACAGAGCGATGCGACGATCAAAAAATTTCAGACGCAGCATTTGTTCACCGATACCGGTATCGAGCTGAAGATCCCAATGGATCAGTATAAAGATCAGGGCAGAGTAGAATTTATCACGGAGGCTGACGGCAGCATATCCGTGCTGCTGAAACAGATCGGCCATATCCAGGCCAGATTTTAA
- a CDS encoding nucleoside kinase, giving the protein MVTVTINGEARQYEEGTTYEAIAKEYSKCYEDIIALVTVNGKIQELMKKVEKDCELRFLTLQDTAGHKAYVRTAIMLLIKSLYDVESRENIEKIKVEFAVGQGYYCSLKGRVKVDDTLIERLNVRMQQLAMEDIKIEKKTYPIEEALALFDRFGMEDKKKLFRYRRSSTINVYRMDDYYDYYYGYMLPSAGYVKYFQVIAYESGLMLLLPDRKDPKTLNYFEPREKLFHALQQTTAWGEKMEIDTVGDLNDHICKGLISEVILVQEALQERRIAEIAEDIAGREGVKFVMIAGPSSSGKTTFSHRLSVQLRSYGLKPHPIAVDDYFVDRERTPKDENGNYNFECLEAIDIEKFNEDMCGLLQGKTVELPAFNFKTGKREYNGNFKTLGSDDILVIEGIHGLNDKMSYALPDKSKYKIYISALTSLNIDEHNRIPTTDGRLLRRMVRDARTRGSSAKRTIAMWQSVRRGEEKNIFPFQESADATFNSVLIYELAVLKQYAEPLLFSIEEGEPEYYEAKRLLKFLEYFLGVSSENLPKNSIVREFVGGSVFQV; this is encoded by the coding sequence ATGGTTACGGTAACGATCAACGGGGAAGCGAGACAGTATGAGGAGGGAACGACTTACGAGGCGATCGCGAAGGAGTACAGTAAATGCTATGAGGATATTATTGCCCTTGTCACTGTGAACGGAAAGATACAGGAACTGATGAAGAAAGTGGAGAAGGACTGTGAGCTGCGGTTTCTCACGCTGCAGGACACAGCGGGGCATAAGGCATATGTCCGCACTGCGATCATGCTTCTGATCAAATCTCTGTATGATGTGGAATCGCGGGAAAATATCGAAAAGATCAAGGTAGAGTTTGCTGTTGGTCAGGGATATTATTGCAGTCTGAAAGGCAGGGTGAAAGTTGACGATACGCTGATTGAACGGCTGAATGTGAGAATGCAGCAGCTTGCGATGGAAGACATTAAGATCGAGAAGAAAACATATCCGATCGAAGAGGCGCTGGCGCTGTTTGACCGTTTTGGCATGGAAGACAAGAAGAAACTCTTTCGTTACCGCAGAAGTTCCACCATTAATGTGTACCGGATGGATGATTATTATGATTACTATTATGGTTACATGCTTCCTTCCGCCGGCTATGTGAAATACTTTCAGGTCATCGCTTACGAGAGCGGCCTGATGCTGTTATTGCCGGACAGAAAAGATCCAAAGACGCTCAATTATTTCGAACCGCGGGAGAAATTGTTCCATGCTCTGCAGCAGACGACCGCGTGGGGAGAAAAGATGGAGATTGACACGGTAGGTGATCTGAACGATCATATCTGCAAGGGACTGATCTCCGAAGTAATACTCGTACAGGAGGCGCTGCAGGAGCGGAGGATCGCGGAGATCGCGGAAGATATTGCCGGTCGGGAAGGGGTGAAGTTTGTGATGATCGCAGGCCCTTCTTCTTCAGGCAAGACGACGTTTTCTCACCGGCTGTCTGTCCAGCTCCGTTCTTATGGCCTGAAGCCTCATCCGATTGCGGTGGACGATTATTTTGTGGACAGAGAGCGCACGCCGAAGGATGAGAATGGAAACTATAATTTCGAGTGTCTGGAAGCGATCGACATTGAGAAATTCAATGAAGATATGTGCGGCTTACTGCAGGGGAAAACGGTGGAGTTGCCGGCCTTTAATTTTAAGACGGGAAAACGGGAGTACAACGGGAATTTTAAGACGCTGGGCTCCGATGACATTCTTGTGATTGAGGGCATTCATGGCCTGAACGACAAGATGTCCTATGCGCTTCCGGATAAAAGTAAATATAAGATTTATATCAGCGCGCTCACAAGCCTGAATATCGATGAACACAACAGAATCCCGACGACCGACGGACGCCTGCTGCGGCGCATGGTGCGGGATGCCAGAACGAGAGGCTCTTCCGCGAAACGGACGATCGCCATGTGGCAGTCTGTGCGCAGGGGAGAAGAGAAGAACATTTTTCCTTTTCAGGAGAGCGCGGATGCGACCTTCAACTCTGTGCTCATCTATGAGCTGGCGGTGCTCAAGCAGTATGCGGAGCCGCTGCTTTTCAGCATTGAGGAGGGAGAACCGGAGTATTATGAGGCCAAACGCCTTTTAAAGTTTCTGGAATATTTTCTCGGCGTGAGCAGTGAGAATCTGCCGAAGAATTCGATCGTCCGGGAATTTGTGGGCGGCAGTGTGTTTCAGGTGTAA
- the dnaG gene encoding DNA primase, with the protein MYYPEELVEEVRMKNDIVDVISGYVRLQRKGGSHFGLCPFHNEKSPSFSVSQSKQMYYCFGCGAGGNVFTFLMEYEHDTFQEAIQILAERAGVNLPEAEYTEEMRQKESRRARLLEVNKEAAKYFYYLLRRKEGQQGLGYLQNRQLTAETMKKFGLGYASKYSDDLTKYLKGKGYREELIREAGLCSIDEKYGAHDKFWNRVIFPIQDMNHRVIGFGGRVMGEGTPKYLNSPESPIFDKSRNLYGLNFARTSRAGNIILCEGYMDVIALHQAGFGQAVASLGTAFTESQAGLLHRYTESVLLSYDSDGAGVKAALRAIGILREAGLAGKIIHLEPYKDPDEFIKNMGAEAFQERIDSAENSFFFELRILERDYDLKDPEGKTRFHQAVARKLCGFAQEVERENYIEAVADKYHIGFENLRRLVVSYAASMGPAKEAIRPKSLSQKKKTPEDGAKRAQRLLITWLCEDPGLYPKIADYISAEDFTVDLYRKAAELLFAELEKGSSNPAAIISQFEDEEEQREVASMFHTRLPAPSEDKREREKAFHDIVVSVKTYSYEYYSARMGSDISALGRVIEGKKALEELKNAHISLD; encoded by the coding sequence ATGTATTATCCGGAAGAGCTTGTGGAAGAAGTGCGGATGAAAAACGATATTGTGGATGTAATCTCCGGGTATGTCCGTCTGCAGAGAAAGGGTGGCAGTCATTTTGGACTTTGCCCGTTTCACAACGAGAAATCGCCTTCCTTTTCCGTCTCACAGAGTAAGCAGATGTACTACTGTTTTGGATGTGGGGCCGGTGGTAATGTGTTCACGTTTCTCATGGAATATGAGCATGATACGTTTCAGGAGGCGATCCAGATACTGGCGGAGCGGGCCGGCGTCAATCTGCCGGAAGCGGAATATACCGAGGAGATGCGGCAGAAGGAGAGCCGCAGAGCCAGATTACTGGAAGTGAACAAAGAAGCCGCAAAATATTTTTATTATCTGCTCCGCAGGAAAGAAGGACAGCAGGGGCTGGGGTATCTGCAGAATAGGCAGCTTACCGCAGAGACGATGAAAAAGTTTGGTCTCGGGTATGCGAGTAAATACAGTGATGATCTGACGAAATATTTGAAAGGCAAAGGCTACCGGGAAGAGCTGATACGGGAGGCTGGCCTTTGCAGCATTGATGAAAAATATGGAGCCCATGATAAATTCTGGAACCGGGTCATATTTCCGATTCAGGATATGAATCACCGCGTGATCGGTTTTGGCGGCAGGGTCATGGGAGAGGGGACGCCTAAGTATCTCAATTCTCCGGAGTCGCCGATTTTTGACAAGAGCCGCAATCTGTATGGGCTGAACTTTGCCCGCACTTCCAGAGCGGGGAATATCATCCTGTGTGAGGGCTATATGGATGTGATCGCCCTGCATCAGGCCGGATTCGGACAGGCTGTGGCCTCTCTGGGAACTGCGTTTACGGAGAGTCAGGCGGGACTACTGCACAGATATACGGAGAGCGTACTTCTGTCATATGACAGCGATGGGGCCGGGGTGAAGGCCGCGCTGCGGGCGATCGGTATCCTCAGGGAAGCAGGACTTGCCGGGAAGATCATCCATCTGGAACCATATAAAGATCCGGATGAATTTATCAAAAATATGGGCGCAGAGGCGTTTCAGGAGAGGATCGACAGCGCGGAGAACAGTTTCTTTTTTGAGCTGCGGATTCTGGAGCGCGATTATGACCTGAAGGACCCGGAGGGAAAGACGCGGTTTCATCAGGCGGTAGCCAGGAAGTTATGCGGCTTTGCACAGGAGGTGGAGCGTGAGAATTATATAGAAGCGGTGGCGGACAAATATCATATCGGCTTTGAGAATCTGCGCAGGCTTGTCGTCAGCTATGCGGCCAGTATGGGGCCGGCAAAAGAGGCGATACGTCCCAAGTCACTGTCGCAGAAAAAGAAGACGCCGGAAGACGGGGCCAAACGGGCGCAGAGACTTTTGATTACCTGGCTTTGTGAGGACCCCGGCCTGTATCCGAAGATCGCGGATTATATATCAGCAGAGGATTTTACAGTGGATCTTTACAGAAAGGCGGCAGAACTGCTCTTTGCGGAACTGGAAAAGGGAAGCAGCAATCCGGCGGCCATCATCAGCCAGTTTGAGGACGAGGAAGAGCAGCGGGAGGTGGCGTCCATGTTTCATACGCGGCTGCCTGCACCGAGTGAGGACAAGCGGGAGCGGGAAAAGGCGTTTCATGACATTGTCGTCAGTGTAAAAACATACAGTTATGAGTACTACAGTGCCCGAATGGGGAGCGACATCAGTGCGCTGGGCAGGGTCATCGAGGGTAAAAAGGCGTTGGAAGAGCTAAAAAATGCGCATATTTCCTTAGATTAG
- a CDS encoding deoxyguanosinetriphosphate triphosphohydrolase — MTIRERLELREKEYLSPYAAFSMDSKGRRKEEESCDIRPVFQRDRDRILHSKSFRRLKDKTQVFLTPQGDHYRTRLTHTLEVSQNARTIAKALKLNEDLVEAIALGHDLGHTPFGHAGERALEEVCPYGFCHSEQSVRTVDLLEKDGQGLNLTYEVRDGILNHQTSGMPGTLEGKIVRFSDKIAYIHHDMDDAIRAGILKESDIPEEIAEVIGDTLGKRLNHFIHDLVTTSAGTDDIRMSAPVAQAMQKLRAFLFEHLYTNPAAKGEEEKAEGLMKTLYDYYGKHIELLPAEYHMLMDRGEPKEKVLCDYIGAMTDRFAIAQYEEIYIPKCWHG, encoded by the coding sequence ATGACCATTCGGGAACGGCTGGAACTCCGGGAAAAGGAATATTTAAGTCCTTATGCTGCTTTCAGCATGGATTCGAAAGGGCGCCGGAAAGAAGAGGAGTCCTGCGACATCCGCCCGGTATTTCAACGAGACAGAGACAGGATCTTACATAGCAAATCGTTCCGGCGGCTGAAAGACAAGACACAGGTGTTTCTGACGCCGCAGGGTGACCATTACCGGACAAGACTGACGCATACACTTGAGGTATCTCAAAATGCGCGGACGATTGCCAAGGCGCTGAAGCTCAATGAAGATCTGGTGGAGGCGATCGCGCTCGGACATGATCTGGGACATACGCCTTTCGGACATGCCGGGGAGCGGGCGCTGGAGGAAGTATGCCCTTACGGCTTTTGTCACAGCGAACAGAGTGTGCGTACGGTAGATCTGCTGGAGAAGGATGGGCAGGGGCTGAATCTCACGTACGAGGTGCGGGACGGCATCTTGAACCATCAGACGAGTGGCATGCCCGGTACGCTGGAGGGAAAGATCGTGCGGTTTTCCGACAAGATCGCCTATATCCATCACGATATGGACGATGCGATTCGGGCCGGCATTTTGAAGGAGTCTGATATTCCGGAAGAGATTGCGGAGGTGATTGGAGACACGCTTGGGAAGCGTCTCAATCATTTTATCCATGATCTTGTGACGACAAGCGCAGGAACGGATGATATTCGCATGTCAGCGCCGGTGGCGCAGGCAATGCAGAAACTGCGCGCATTTTTATTTGAACATTTATACACGAATCCTGCCGCCAAAGGGGAGGAAGAAAAGGCGGAAGGGCTCATGAAGACATTATATGATTACTATGGAAAGCACATAGAATTGCTTCCTGCGGAATACCATATGCTTATGGACAGGGGAGAGCCAAAAGAAAAAGTGCTTTGTGATTACATAGGCGCAATGACGGACCGGTTCGCGATTGCGCAGTATGAGGAGATCTATATCCCAAAGTGCTGGCACGGGTAG
- a CDS encoding Mbeg1-like protein, which yields MGNIIDYLKEYGEYSLLERPFCDEDSLVLAQFSYLKLENIVPGLSRGEPGVTPGEIGRLKNKEELFADERYARQNAALFEAIRRSRRFQTMKLTGYINRIDVREPSQFSAVTCLLEDDSAYVAFRGTDETLSGWKEDFAMAYRAPVRSQELSVDYLNRTMVYSGGALIVGGHSKGGNLAVYASMYCEEAVRKRIRRIYNLDGPGFCPQLRENGAYREIAPRIRKIVPHSSVVGMLLEDTGCYETVESSAFGVLQHDPYSWVIKDGKFVTVSDVYRGRRAAMEVLNRWIRSLTKEELGNMIEEIFDIIGASGAQTLLDFSGNWRPAARRMAAAFHDMEKERKKELWRAMAALLPAVREVWRRADEEQGPAEGTQGYTPVREAEGNAGKSAAREGEG from the coding sequence ATGGGCAACATCATTGACTATCTGAAGGAATATGGGGAGTATTCGCTGCTGGAACGCCCCTTTTGCGATGAGGACAGTCTGGTGCTTGCCCAGTTTTCTTATTTAAAGCTGGAAAATATAGTGCCGGGGCTTTCACGGGGGGAACCGGGTGTCACGCCGGGGGAGATCGGCCGTCTGAAGAACAAAGAGGAATTGTTTGCGGACGAGCGTTATGCGCGGCAAAATGCCGCTTTGTTTGAGGCGATCCGCAGGAGCCGGCGCTTTCAGACAATGAAATTGACCGGCTATATTAACCGGATCGATGTCAGGGAACCGTCGCAGTTTTCTGCAGTGACCTGTCTTCTGGAAGACGATTCGGCATATGTGGCTTTCCGGGGTACGGATGAGACGCTGAGCGGGTGGAAGGAAGATTTTGCCATGGCGTACAGGGCACCTGTCAGAAGTCAGGAACTGAGTGTCGATTATCTGAACCGGACTATGGTCTATAGCGGCGGAGCGCTGATTGTCGGCGGGCATTCCAAGGGCGGAAATCTGGCGGTATACGCGTCGATGTACTGTGAGGAGGCAGTCAGGAAACGGATCAGGAGGATTTATAATCTGGATGGTCCGGGGTTTTGTCCGCAGCTTCGCGAAAACGGCGCATATCGGGAGATCGCGCCGCGCATTCGTAAGATCGTGCCGCATTCTTCCGTCGTCGGGATGCTGCTGGAGGACACGGGCTGCTATGAGACAGTCGAGAGCAGTGCGTTCGGAGTGTTGCAGCACGATCCGTATTCCTGGGTTATAAAAGACGGAAAATTTGTGACAGTCTCCGATGTGTACCGGGGACGGCGGGCGGCTATGGAAGTGCTCAACCGGTGGATACGCTCCTTGACAAAGGAAGAGCTTGGCAATATGATAGAAGAAATATTTGACATCATCGGTGCGTCGGGCGCGCAGACGCTGCTGGACTTTTCCGGCAACTGGAGACCGGCGGCGCGGCGGATGGCAGCAGCGTTTCATGACATGGAGAAGGAGAGAAAAAAAGAGCTCTGGAGAGCCATGGCTGCGCTGCTCCCGGCTGTCAGGGAAGTATGGCGCCGCGCAGATGAGGAACAGGGGCCGGCAGAGGGAACGCAGGGATATACGCCGGTCAGAGAAGCGGAAGGAAATGCGGGGAAGTCAGCGGCAAGGGAGGGCGAAGGATGA
- the rplT gene encoding 50S ribosomal protein L20 produces MARIKGGLNAKKRHNRVLKLAKGYRGARSKQYRVAKQSVMRALASSYAGRKEKKRQFRQLWIARINAAARMNGLSYSKFMHGLKLAEIDINRKMLAEMAVNDGEGFAKLAQIVKEKIA; encoded by the coding sequence AAAAAGAGACATAACAGAGTTCTGAAGCTGGCGAAAGGCTACAGAGGCGCAAGATCCAAACAGTACAGAGTGGCAAAGCAGTCCGTGATGAGAGCGCTTGCTTCCTCTTATGCCGGAAGAAAAGAAAAGAAACGTCAGTTCCGCCAGCTGTGGATCGCACGTATCAATGCAGCGGCAAGAATGAATGGTCTGTCTTACAGTAAGTTTATGCACGGATTAAAACTGGCCGAGATTGATATTAACAGAAAGATGCTCGCTGAGATGGCAGTCAACGACGGGGAAGGTTTTGCAAAACTGGCTCAGATCGTGAAAGAGAAGATCGCATAA
- a CDS encoding VanZ family protein, whose translation MRYLGLFIKKLLRYLLKPLSFLPAIVVMYLIFSLSAQDGASSAELSRRISHKVVVMADETLGQEWSEAQIQYYTERIHYYVRKTAHVTEYFVLAVTVAFPLYVYGIRGLWLVFFAGIFCVAFAGLDEYHQSFVAGRGPSIRDVAIDSIGVLPGILLVRIVGFIGRKTIFRPLSIRRKR comes from the coding sequence ATGAGATATTTAGGGCTATTTATAAAAAAGTTATTGCGGTATTTATTAAAACCTCTTTCTTTTCTGCCGGCGATCGTGGTCATGTATCTGATTTTTTCCCTGTCTGCGCAGGATGGCGCTTCATCGGCGGAACTCAGCCGCAGGATCAGCCATAAGGTAGTGGTGATGGCGGACGAGACGCTGGGTCAGGAATGGAGCGAGGCACAGATTCAATATTATACGGAGAGGATTCATTATTATGTGAGAAAGACGGCGCATGTGACGGAATATTTCGTGCTGGCTGTCACGGTGGCCTTTCCGCTGTATGTATATGGGATCAGAGGGCTCTGGCTGGTGTTTTTTGCGGGGATATTCTGTGTGGCATTCGCCGGACTGGATGAGTATCACCAGTCGTTTGTGGCCGGGAGGGGACCTTCCATCCGTGACGTCGCCATAGACAGCATCGGTGTGCTGCCCGGCATCCTGCTTGTGAGGATCGTAGGCTTCATCGGCAGAAAGACGATATTCAGACCGCTGTCTATCCGGAGGAAGAGATGA
- a CDS encoding Nif3-like dinuclear metal center hexameric protein codes for MNCRELTKTLEALCPRSYAESWDNVGLLAGRYEKEIHTVLLAVDASDETVEEAVRCGADLLLTHHPLIFSPKKSVNDGDFVGRRLVTLLRNDVCYYAMHTNFDVLCMADAAAERIGLADREVLDVTCVLEGRENGIGRIGSLPSPMSLYECAQMVKRVFALDSVKLFGGRDQRTVRAAICPGSGKSVIEKAAAMGADVLITGDVDHHSGIDAMAMGLNIIDAGHYGLEKIFVPYMERVLKKECQMLNVMCAQESSPFWVI; via the coding sequence ATGAATTGCAGAGAATTGACGAAGACACTGGAAGCGCTGTGTCCCCGTTCTTATGCGGAGAGCTGGGACAATGTAGGGCTTTTGGCAGGCAGATATGAGAAAGAGATCCATACGGTATTGCTGGCGGTAGACGCTTCGGACGAGACCGTGGAGGAGGCCGTGAGGTGTGGAGCGGATCTGCTGCTGACGCACCATCCGCTTATCTTTTCGCCGAAAAAATCTGTCAACGACGGAGACTTTGTGGGCAGACGGCTCGTCACACTTCTTCGGAATGATGTCTGTTATTATGCCATGCACACGAATTTTGACGTGCTCTGTATGGCAGATGCGGCAGCAGAACGGATCGGGCTGGCAGACAGAGAGGTGCTGGATGTCACCTGTGTGCTGGAAGGCAGAGAGAATGGCATTGGCCGGATCGGCAGCCTGCCTTCTCCAATGTCTCTGTATGAATGTGCACAGATGGTCAAGCGTGTGTTTGCGCTCGACTCCGTGAAACTATTTGGCGGACGGGATCAAAGAACAGTGAGAGCCGCCATCTGTCCCGGTTCCGGCAAGAGCGTCATTGAAAAAGCCGCAGCGATGGGGGCGGATGTGCTGATCACGGGAGATGTCGATCATCACAGCGGCATTGATGCCATGGCTATGGGGCTGAATATCATTGACGCGGGACATTATGGTCTGGAGAAGATCTTTGTTCCATATATGGAGAGAGTTTTGAAAAAGGAGTGCCAAATGCTCAACGTTATGTGCGCGCAGGAGAGCAGTCCATTTTGGGTAATATAA
- a CDS encoding class I SAM-dependent methyltransferase encodes MELSERLQAVAHMVTAGNHVCDVGCDHGYIPIYLVRSGISPGVIAVDCNEGPLRRAREHIKAFGLEEYIVTRLSDGVAALEKEEAETLVIAGMGGRLIVRILTEGREKVRMMKDLILQPQSDIAGVRQFLRNEGYAIAEEDMVYEDGKYYPVIKAVQAPEEDTDGSDRSARTDRMPEIPQGLSDAYSPPIWQAACDRYGPCLLCHRHPVLYRYLLWEQEREETVARRLTAAGEATSRRREREAELAQSAQVRACALACFASADQTNGRLR; translated from the coding sequence GTGGAACTGTCAGAGAGACTGCAAGCGGTGGCACATATGGTGACTGCTGGAAATCATGTTTGCGATGTGGGATGCGATCACGGATATATCCCGATCTATCTTGTCCGCAGCGGTATCAGTCCCGGTGTGATCGCTGTAGACTGCAACGAGGGTCCTCTGAGACGTGCCAGAGAGCATATCAAAGCCTTTGGCCTGGAGGAGTACATAGTGACACGACTGTCAGATGGAGTGGCGGCGCTGGAAAAAGAGGAAGCGGAGACACTGGTCATAGCGGGCATGGGAGGCAGACTCATCGTCAGAATCCTGACCGAAGGCAGGGAAAAAGTCCGGATGATGAAAGACCTGATCCTGCAGCCCCAGTCGGATATTGCAGGAGTCAGGCAATTCCTGCGAAATGAAGGGTACGCAATCGCAGAGGAAGATATGGTATATGAGGATGGAAAGTATTATCCGGTCATAAAGGCTGTACAGGCGCCGGAAGAGGACACGGACGGTTCTGACAGGAGCGCACGGACAGACCGGATGCCGGAAATTCCTCAAGGGCTGTCTGATGCTTACAGCCCGCCGATATGGCAGGCAGCCTGCGACAGATACGGTCCGTGTCTGCTGTGCCACAGGCATCCGGTGCTGTATCGCTATCTGCTATGGGAGCAGGAGAGAGAGGAGACGGTGGCCCGCAGGCTTACCGCCGCCGGGGAGGCGACCAGCCGGCGCAGGGAACGGGAGGCGGAACTGGCGCAGTCGGCGCAGGTGAGAGCGTGTGCGCTTGCCTGTTTTGCGTCTGCAGATCAGACGAACGGCAGGTTGCGCTGA